From Amycolatopsis sp. WQ 127309:
GCGGCTTGCTGGACCTGCGGCGCACCCTGGCGGCGGAAGTCGTGGAAGTGACGAACGCCGTGCGTCACTTCCACGACGAAGAGGGCGGCTCCGCGGTCGCCCGGGTGTTCACCGAGGCGGCCGAACGGCTCGCCGTCACCCGGCGGCTGGTCGAAGAGGCCGAGTTCGGTGCCGCCGTCGAGCTGCTCGACGGCGCGCGCGAGGTGCTCGCCTTCGGGCTCGGCGGCTCGGGCCTGCTCGCCCGGTACCTCGCGATGCGGCTGACCCGGATGGGACGGCGGGCCCGCGCGAGCTGGGCCACCGGCTTCCAGCTCGCCGACGACCTGCTGGGGCTGGGTGCTGACGACCTCGTGGTGCTCTACACCCCGGCCCGCATCCTCGGCGAGATCGAGGTGGTCCTGGACCACGCGCACAGCGTGGGCGCCCGGGTGCTGCTCGTCTCCAGCTCGCTGGGCGCGTTGTTCGCCGACCGGGTCGACGTCACCCTCGCGGCCCCGCAGTCGACGACCAACTTCACCGGCGAGATGCTCAGCGCCGAGGTGCTGACGGACGCGCTGCTGCTGCAGCTGGCGTCCCACGACGAGACCCGGACGACCCGGGCTGCGGAGGAGCTGACCAAGCTGCGTTCGGAGCTGGTGCAGGGCGATGATTCGCCGGTGCCGAAGCGGCGTCGCAAGCGCCAGGCCTGAAACCGTCCATAACAGACTATCCACAGTGGACTCTTGTAGTCTTCGCGACGAATGTCCGTAGTAAATACTTCACAGATGGCAGTCTCGTAGGTTAGGCTACGAAACAGCCGCGGGCCGCGCATCGACCGGCCGGGACGGCTTCGTCCTCCGCCTGTCGAGGAGATCGTCATGATGTGGTTTTCGCTCGCGCAAGCCGTGCCGGCCGCCACCGCCAACCCGGCGCCCGCGTTGTGGCGGATCGTCACGAAGATGGCCTACTTCGCGGGCCTGATCGGCACCATCGGCGCGACGATGCTCCACCTGCTCGTGCTGCGGCCGGTCCTGAACCGGCCGTCCGTCGACCCGCTGGACCGGAGTGTGCTCCGGCGCCGGACGAGCTGGTGGCTCGCCTTCGCCGGGACCTGGTACCTGGTCGCGCTGTACTTCCAGCTCGCCGGGAAAGCCGCGCGCGTCAAGGGAACCGAGATCCCGTACGGCCGGGCGCTGAAGCCGGGCTCGATCTGGACCTACGTCACCGTGCCCGGCAAGCGCGGCGAGTGGATCTCGACCGGCGCGCTGACGCTGACCCAGTACCTGCTCTGGGCGGCGTCCGCCGTCGTGCTGATGCTCCTGTGGTCACCGCGGATGCGCGCGCACCTGACCGCGATCGCGTCGGGCGGGCTCGTGCTTTCCTTCGTGGCCTACCAGGTCACCTTGCTGCCGACCGACTTCGGCAAGGAGACCCTCGACAACCTCGTCGACGGTGTGCTCGACCACACGCACGTCTTCGCCGTCTCCACGTGGGTCGGCGGGATCACCGCGCTCGTCGTGCTGGCGACCGCCCGCCGTCACCTCACCGCCCGCGCCGGCGACACCTGGGCCCAGCTGTGGACGCGGTTCAGCACCGTCGCGCTGTGCGCCGTCGGCTGCCTGCTGATCAGCGGCCTGTACCTGGCCTGGACGTTCGTCGGCCGCCCCGGCGAGCTGTTCACGACCAGCTTCGGCCGGTTCCTGCTGGTCAAGGTCTCCCTGGTGGCGTGCATGATCATCGTCGGCGGGCTCAACGAGTTCCTGCTCATGCCGCGCATCGCCCGGGCCCGCGCCGCGGGCGAAGACGGCTCGGTGTTCCGGCTGGCCCTGCGCGTGTTCCCCGGCCTGGTGGCCGCCGAAGTCGTGCTCGCCGTCGGGGTGCTCTTCGTCCTGTCGTTCCTGACCGGCTCGGCCCGCGTCGAGGCCGGTGACCCCGATCCGACGCTCAGCGGCGGCATCGTCGGGATCGGCGTCCTGCTGGCCCTGCTGCTCGCGGTTTCCTTCGTCACCACGGCGAAAGTGAGCGAACGCCTCGCGCGGTCCGCGGCACCCGTGCCCGCCGCCGAATACTGACCCCACAACGTCCAGGAGGACTGCTCTCCATGTCCGAACTCGCCTCCGAGCGCGCCCACTTCGTCGGCGGCACCCCGTTCTTCGCCTCGCAGCACGACCAGCGCCTGTTCTACGCGCTGTACGTGCCGAAGGACCACACGCCGGACGCCGAACCGCTGCCGCTCGTGGTCATCCAGCACGGCACCGGGCGGTCCGCCGAGCTCTACCGCGACCTGTGGAAGCAGTTCGCGATCGACCACCGCTGCGTGATCCTCACCCCGCTGTTCCCGGCCGGGCTGATGGAACCGGGGGAACTGCACAGCTACAAGTTCCTGGAGTACCGCGGCGTCCGCTTCGACGAGGAGCTGCTGCACATCGTCGACGAGGTCGGCGCCCGGTTCAACACGCGCACGGAACGCTTCTACCTCCACGGTTTCTCCGGCGGCGGGCAGTTCGCGCACCGGTTCTTCTACGCTCACCCGGACCGGCTCGCCGGCGTCTCGATCGGCGCGCCCGGACGCATCACCCAGCTCGACGACACGCTGCCGTGGTGGCTCGGCACCGGTGGGTTCGAGGAGCGCTTCGGCATCCGGATCGACCTCGACGCCCTGCGTGCGGTGCCGGTGCAGCTGGTCGTCGGCTCCGCGGACGTCGAGACCTGGGAGATCAACAACCCCGGCGGCCCGAACTGGATGGACGGCGTCGCCGACACCGGCAGCACCCGGGTCGAGCGGCTGCAGACCCTGCGCGACAACTTCGTCTCGCAGGGGATCGCGGTGCGCTGGGACGTCGTCCCCGGCGTCGGGCACAAGGGCAGCGAGGTGATCCCGGTGGTGCAGGACTTCGTCGGCGGGCTGCTGAGCACGGTCGAGAGCACCCGATGAGCGCCGTCGAGTCCTTTTTGGACGAACTCGCCACGCGCGGGATGCGCGTGCACTCGCTGCTCGTGCACCAGGGCGGCGCTACGACGCTCGACCTGTGGCAGTGGCCGCACGAACCGGAGCTGAAGCACAAGCTGCACTCGGCCACCAAGAGCTTCACCGCCACCGCTGTCGGGTTCGCCGAGGCGGAAGGGCTGCTTGACCTCGAAGACCCGGTGGCGGACTTCTTCGAGCTGCGGGAGCCGGGGGAGAACCTGAGCCGGATGCGCGTGCGGGACCTGCTGACCATGCGCACCGGGCACGCACGCGGCCTCTCCGGCGCGACGACCCGGCTGCGCAAGACCGGCTGGGCCGGTGAGTTTCTCGAAGAGCCGGTCGTCGAACGCCCGGGCCGCACCTTCCGCTACAGCAGCACGACGAGCCACGTCCTGTCGGCCATCGTGCAGAAGGTCGCGGGCGAGCCCGTCGACGAGTACCTGCGGCCCCGCCTGTTCGAGCCGCTCGGCATCACCGACCACGACTGGGAACGCGACCCGGACGGCGTGTCCAGCGGCGGCAACGGCTTGTCGCTGCGGCCGCGGGACCTCCTGTCGTTCGGCGTGCTGTACCTGCAGGACGGTGTCTGGCAGGGCGAGCGCGTCCTGCCGGCGGGCTGGGTGCGCAAGGCGTCGGCGACGCACGTGCCGCGCGCGGTCAGCGGCGAGTGGAACGGCCAGGAGCTGCTGCCCGCCGGGCCGGACGCCGTCGCGAACTCCGGGTACGGCTACCAGTTCTGGACGTCCGCGGACGGCAGCTACGCCGCGTCGGGCCTGTTCGGCCAGGAGTGCATGGTCTTCCCGGACCAGGACGCCGTCGTCGTGATCACCGGCGCGATGCCGGATCCGTCGTACCACGATCTGCCGCGCATGCTGCGCGAAGCGTTCCGTCGGGCGTTCGCGGAACCGGCCGTAAACGTCGACCGCCGGGTCGAGCAGGCCCGCGAACCCGAGCCGCTCGCCTCGCCGGGGGAGCGGCCCGCTTTCGTGCGCACGTACGACTTCGAGCCCAACGACCAGGGCGTCCGCTCGGTGTCGGTCGAGGCGACGGCGGATGCCGTGCGGCTGCGGATCGAGGACGACCGGGGCACGCACACCCTCGACCACGGGCTGGAGAAGTGGGTCCGGCAGCGCACCGGCGTCAGCGTCGGGCGGCTGCACCACTCGTACCAGGACGACGCGGCGCCGATCCTGGCCGGCGCGACGTGGACCGGCGACGTGCTGGACCTGACCTGGCACTTCCTGGAGGGGCCGTTCATCGACCGGCTCACGCTGCGATTCGAGGGCGACGCCGTCGTCCTCGAGCACCGGGTGAACGTCAACTCCGGGCCGACGGTCCTCCCGCCGGCCCGCGGCACGGCCCGCGCCTGACCTCGTCCGAAGGAGGACCATGACCGCACCGGTGCTGGACACCGACCTCGACCGCGCGTGGGAGGCGGTGACCCGCCACCTCGCGCCGACGCCGCTCATCCCGTTCCACCACGCGGGGCTCGACGTGCCCGTGTACCTGAAGTACGAAGGCGCGCAACCCGTCGGGTCGTTCAAGATCCGCGGCGCGATCGCCGCGCTGACGGCGTACGCGGGCCAGCCGGTCGTCACGGCGTCGGTCGGCAACCACGCCCAGGGGATCGCCTACGCCGCGGGGCTGCTCTCGGTCGACGCGACCGTGGTCGTGCCCACGAGCGCGGCCCGCGTCAAGATCGAGGCCCTGCGCCGATATCCGATCACCCTCGTCCTCGAGGGCGACGACTTCGACGGCGCCGAGCGGCACGCGCTCGACCTCGCCACCGCGGGCGGGCAGTACGTCTCGGCGTATAACGACCTGCACGTCATCGCCGGGCAGAGCACGCTGCTGACCGAGGTCGCGGCGGACCTGGCCGAGGACTTCACGGTCGTCGTCCCGGCCGGGGGCGGCGGCCTGCTGTCGGGAGTGGCGCTGGCCGCGCGTCGCGCGTCGCAGGACGTCCGCGTGATCGGCGTCGAAGCCGCCGCCTGCCGGGCCTTGTCGACGGCTGTTTCCACTGGTCACGTGGTGTCCGTGCCGATGGGGGAGACCATCGCGGACGGGCTCGACGGCAACCTCGAACCGACGTCCGCCACGCCTGGCATCGTCCGGGACTGCGGAGTGGCGATGGTCTCGGTGCCCGAGGAGACCATCCGGCGGTCGGTGCGGGAACTCGTCGCGACGGCCGGGCTGGTAGCCGAGGGCGCGTCGGCGACCACGCTGGCCGCGCTGCGCGAAGGTCTCGTCCCCGCCGACAGGCCGATCGTGCTGGTCGTCTCCGGGCGGAACATCGGTCTCGACCTGCTCGCGACCATCCTGGGAGAGCCATGATCACGACAACCGACTACCACACCGCCGGCGAGCCGTTCCGGATCGTGACGTCCGGAGTACCGGAGATCCCGGGGACGACGGTGCTCGAACGGCGCGCGGCCGCCCAGTCGTCGCCCGAGATCGACGCCGTCCGGCAGCTGCTGGTGCGCGAACCGCGTGGGCACGCCGACATGTACGGCTGCTTCCTCGTGCCGCCCGACGACGACGGCGCCGAGTTCGGC
This genomic window contains:
- a CDS encoding MurR/RpiR family transcriptional regulator; this translates as MTEHGENGRDLSFSARINRNLTGMSRAERIVAEYLRDHGRHAIFATAEQIGSATDTSDATVVRTAKSLGFSGLLDLRRTLAAEVVEVTNAVRHFHDEEGGSAVARVFTEAAERLAVTRRLVEEAEFGAAVELLDGAREVLAFGLGGSGLLARYLAMRLTRMGRRARASWATGFQLADDLLGLGADDLVVLYTPARILGEIEVVLDHAHSVGARVLLVSSSLGALFADRVDVTLAAPQSTTNFTGEMLSAEVLTDALLLQLASHDETRTTRAAEELTKLRSELVQGDDSPVPKRRRKRQA
- a CDS encoding threonine/serine dehydratase: MTAPVLDTDLDRAWEAVTRHLAPTPLIPFHHAGLDVPVYLKYEGAQPVGSFKIRGAIAALTAYAGQPVVTASVGNHAQGIAYAAGLLSVDATVVVPTSAARVKIEALRRYPITLVLEGDDFDGAERHALDLATAGGQYVSAYNDLHVIAGQSTLLTEVAADLAEDFTVVVPAGGGGLLSGVALAARRASQDVRVIGVEAAACRALSTAVSTGHVVSVPMGETIADGLDGNLEPTSATPGIVRDCGVAMVSVPEETIRRSVRELVATAGLVAEGASATTLAALREGLVPADRPIVLVVSGRNIGLDLLATILGEP
- a CDS encoding serine hydrolase — translated: MSAVESFLDELATRGMRVHSLLVHQGGATTLDLWQWPHEPELKHKLHSATKSFTATAVGFAEAEGLLDLEDPVADFFELREPGENLSRMRVRDLLTMRTGHARGLSGATTRLRKTGWAGEFLEEPVVERPGRTFRYSSTTSHVLSAIVQKVAGEPVDEYLRPRLFEPLGITDHDWERDPDGVSSGGNGLSLRPRDLLSFGVLYLQDGVWQGERVLPAGWVRKASATHVPRAVSGEWNGQELLPAGPDAVANSGYGYQFWTSADGSYAASGLFGQECMVFPDQDAVVVITGAMPDPSYHDLPRMLREAFRRAFAEPAVNVDRRVEQAREPEPLASPGERPAFVRTYDFEPNDQGVRSVSVEATADAVRLRIEDDRGTHTLDHGLEKWVRQRTGVSVGRLHHSYQDDAAPILAGATWTGDVLDLTWHFLEGPFIDRLTLRFEGDAVVLEHRVNVNSGPTVLPPARGTARA
- a CDS encoding copper resistance D family protein; this translates as MMWFSLAQAVPAATANPAPALWRIVTKMAYFAGLIGTIGATMLHLLVLRPVLNRPSVDPLDRSVLRRRTSWWLAFAGTWYLVALYFQLAGKAARVKGTEIPYGRALKPGSIWTYVTVPGKRGEWISTGALTLTQYLLWAASAVVLMLLWSPRMRAHLTAIASGGLVLSFVAYQVTLLPTDFGKETLDNLVDGVLDHTHVFAVSTWVGGITALVVLATARRHLTARAGDTWAQLWTRFSTVALCAVGCLLISGLYLAWTFVGRPGELFTTSFGRFLLVKVSLVACMIIVGGLNEFLLMPRIARARAAGEDGSVFRLALRVFPGLVAAEVVLAVGVLFVLSFLTGSARVEAGDPDPTLSGGIVGIGVLLALLLAVSFVTTAKVSERLARSAAPVPAAEY
- a CDS encoding PHB depolymerase family esterase — translated: MSELASERAHFVGGTPFFASQHDQRLFYALYVPKDHTPDAEPLPLVVIQHGTGRSAELYRDLWKQFAIDHRCVILTPLFPAGLMEPGELHSYKFLEYRGVRFDEELLHIVDEVGARFNTRTERFYLHGFSGGGQFAHRFFYAHPDRLAGVSIGAPGRITQLDDTLPWWLGTGGFEERFGIRIDLDALRAVPVQLVVGSADVETWEINNPGGPNWMDGVADTGSTRVERLQTLRDNFVSQGIAVRWDVVPGVGHKGSEVIPVVQDFVGGLLSTVESTR